DNA sequence from the bacterium genome:
GCGCATCCAGGTCGTAGAAGCACTCGTCTGCCAGGATGGCGGCGAGCTCTCCGCCCAGACCTCCGCGGCGCGTATCCTCGTGAACCACCAGCGCCCGGTGGGTCTTTCGAACCGAGGAGCGTACCGTCTCGACGTCGAGCGGCGATAGCGTTCTCAGATCCACCACCTCCACGTCGCAACCTTCGTCGGCGAGCTCCGCTGC
Encoded proteins:
- a CDS encoding alpha-ketoacid dehydrogenase subunit beta produces the protein AAELADEGCDVEVVDLRTLSPLDVETVRSSVRKTHRALVVHEDTRRGGLGGELAAILADECFYDLDAPIRRVTAPDTPVPYSPPLEFDFLPKASDVVHEALRLLSE